One Prunus dulcis unplaced genomic scaffold, ALMONDv2, whole genome shotgun sequence DNA segment encodes these proteins:
- the LOC117613655 gene encoding uncharacterized protein LOC117613655, which produces MLCGEDSSIDWLIISWNYKMVKKNNDVHSKGKNPKTTKDESKMVIHRKTGYFNFLKIKGDEMKKQKIVEKVDTKTKKEIANMWQKLDATQKAEYETKTHSTNASNKGCLKIGTRCSPKDIKDTINVLSNEKKAAIEEMRFVSLLEMKCGKLSHSMCRFLVDKLNPPESSIVLHGKTFKIYVDDFVRIMGVKDGGEEVDFTRSMDD; this is translated from the exons ATGTTATGTGGTGAAGATTCCTCCATTGATTG GCTCATCATTAGTTGGAATTATAAAATGGTGAAAAAGAACAACGATGTGCATAGTAAGGgcaaaaatccaaaaacaacaaaagacgAGTCCAAGATGGTGATTCATCGGAAGACGGGTTATTTTAACTTTCT gaaaataaaggGCGAtgaaatgaagaaacaaaaaatagtgGAGAAAGTGGATACGAAG ACGAAGAAGGAAATTGCTAATATGTGGCAAAAGTTGGATGCTACTCAAAAAGCAGAGTATGAAACTAAAACACATTCAACGAACGCCTCGAACAAGGGTTGTTTGAAGATAGGCACACGATGCAGTCCGAAGGATATAAAGGACACTATAAACGTTTTAAGCAATGAGAAAAAAGCAGCCATTGAAGAAATGAGATTTGTTTCGTTATTGGAAATGAAGTGCGGAAAACTGTCTCATTCAATGTGTCGTTTTTTGGTTGATAAATTGAATCCTCCTGAATCATCAATCGTGCTACATGGGAAAACATTTAAGATATATGTGGATGACTTCGTGCGCATAATGGGTGTTAAGGATGGAGGAGAGGAAGTTGACTTCACCAGATCCATGGATGACTAA